The Methanobacterium sp. genome includes a window with the following:
- a CDS encoding 6,7-dimethyl-8-ribityllumazine synthase, whose product MVKVRIGAVVAEFNYDITHMMLELAKEHAKFLESEITEVITVPGVFDMPLAIKKLLEQDDIDAVVTLGAVIEGATDHDEIVVQHASRKIADLALEYDKPVGLGITGPGMTRLEAHQRVEYAKRAVEAVVKMTERLK is encoded by the coding sequence ATGGTAAAAGTAAGAATCGGTGCTGTAGTTGCAGAATTTAATTATGATATAACTCATATGATGTTAGAACTCGCAAAAGAACATGCAAAATTTTTAGAATCTGAAATAACAGAAGTTATCACCGTTCCTGGAGTTTTTGACATGCCACTGGCTATTAAAAAACTCTTAGAACAAGACGATATTGATGCAGTGGTTACTCTTGGAGCAGTAATTGAAGGTGCCACTGACCACGATGAAATAGTAGTGCAGCATGCCTCTCGTAAGATCGCTGATTTAGCCTTAGAATATGATAAACCAGTTGGATTGGGAATCACCGGCCCGGGCATGACTCGTCTTGAGGCCCATCAAAGGGTGGAATATGCCAAACGTGCTGTGGAAGCCGTAGTGAAAATGACGGAACGTTTAAAATAA
- a CDS encoding MarR family transcriptional regulator — protein MNQELELVESMDKLSELMRKFQTQLRTGDLKEYTLRQLYYIELIDKNEGISVSELSKTLDVKKSTVSVAINQLIDMGIVRKIQSSEDKRFYFLQLTKKGNYIMDMHKQIHKDTIKKILKILTREEVQDFVNIVKKITLSKLY, from the coding sequence ATGAATCAGGAACTTGAACTGGTAGAATCCATGGATAAACTTAGCGAATTAATGAGGAAATTCCAAACACAACTTAGAACTGGAGATTTAAAAGAATACACTCTAAGACAATTATATTACATTGAGTTAATCGATAAAAATGAGGGAATCAGTGTTTCTGAATTATCCAAAACCTTGGATGTCAAAAAATCAACAGTGTCCGTGGCCATAAACCAATTAATTGACATGGGGATTGTACGTAAAATACAATCGAGTGAAGACAAACGGTTTTACTTCCTACAACTGACTAAAAAAGGCAATTACATAATGGATATGCATAAACAGATACATAAAGACACAATTAAGAAGATTTTAAAGATATTAACCCGGGAAGAAGTACAAGATTTCGTAAATATTGTAAAAAAGATCACATTATCCAAATTATACTAA
- the radA gene encoding DNA repair and recombination protein RadA → MVELEDLPNVGEKTAQKLRDAGFADMMRLATSTAKELSVKVEIGEGVAEKVIEAARKAEQIDFETALDVMERRKDVGRIKTGSDGLDELIGGGIETQAITEVFGEFGSGKSQISHEIAVTVQLPPEKGGLDGQCVFIDTENTFRPERVKQIAEGFDLDVDEVLSKIHIARAFNSAHQILMADKVNELIQKDVNIRLVIVDSLTSHFRAEYVGRESLATRQQKLNQHLHTLQNIANTYNVAVFVTNQVQARPDAFFGSPTKAIGGHVLGHAATYRIWLKKGLAGKRIARLVDSPHLPEGEAVFKIATEGIID, encoded by the coding sequence ATGGTGGAACTCGAAGATTTGCCAAATGTAGGTGAAAAAACAGCTCAAAAGTTAAGAGATGCTGGTTTTGCAGATATGATGAGGTTAGCCACATCTACTGCCAAGGAACTTAGTGTTAAAGTAGAAATTGGTGAGGGAGTAGCTGAAAAAGTAATAGAAGCTGCTCGGAAGGCAGAACAAATTGATTTTGAAACAGCCCTTGATGTAATGGAACGCAGAAAAGATGTAGGGCGTATAAAAACAGGGAGTGATGGTTTAGATGAGTTAATTGGTGGAGGAATAGAAACTCAGGCAATTACTGAAGTATTTGGAGAGTTTGGATCTGGAAAAAGCCAAATATCCCATGAAATAGCAGTAACAGTACAATTGCCTCCTGAAAAAGGAGGACTCGACGGACAATGCGTGTTCATAGATACTGAAAACACTTTCAGACCTGAAAGAGTGAAACAAATTGCTGAAGGGTTTGATCTTGATGTGGATGAAGTTTTAAGCAAAATTCATATTGCTAGAGCATTTAACTCAGCCCATCAGATATTAATGGCAGACAAAGTTAACGAACTCATACAAAAAGATGTTAACATTCGTTTAGTAATTGTAGATTCCTTAACATCACACTTCAGAGCAGAATATGTTGGAAGAGAATCCTTGGCTACCCGACAACAGAAATTAAACCAGCATCTTCACACTTTACAGAACATTGCAAATACATATAATGTGGCAGTTTTTGTGACAAATCAAGTGCAAGCACGCCCAGACGCATTCTTCGGAAGTCCGACCAAAGCTATTGGAGGTCACGTACTGGGGCACGCAGCTACATATAGAATATGGCTGAAAAAAGGACTTGCAGGTAAACGTATAGCCCGACTAGTAGACAGCCCACATCTTCCAGAGGGAGAAGCTGTGTTCAAAATAGCAACTGAGGGTATTATTGATTAA
- a CDS encoding PAS domain S-box protein → MLLKSDKLVVAELSALYEISSIQFLQSEQDILNEATQKAIRLFGVRFFLVHANGDVVTSWGFRDSKKISKKIQEAKSNQFKYSFQNLGDLQLFMEQSKDMNYRERRLYTMFAKSLENALFNAMNIKKREEAEKALIESESRYRSIFEHTGTATMIIEEDKTISLANSGFENLSGYSKEEIENKMKWTEFVEGTDLEKMERYHSLRRKDTEQAPLNYEFCLIDRNKNKKNVFVTVTRIIGTNKSLASIIDITARKDAENKLKKSLNEKEMLLKEIHHRVKNNLMVISSLLNLQSRHIKDKAALDVFRESQNRADSMALIHERLYGSTDLKRIDFGDYISTLSTQLFHTYVTDPRRIKLKLNVENLMVDINTTVPLGLILNELVTNSIKYAFPEGKSGEIKIEFNKKDDEFILIVSDNGVGFPKNIDFRETDSLGLQLVNNLTSQINGKVELNVKNGTEFTIKFREYSGN, encoded by the coding sequence TTGCTTCTAAAAAGTGATAAACTGGTTGTTGCAGAATTATCCGCTCTTTATGAAATTTCTTCTATCCAATTCCTTCAATCAGAGCAAGATATTTTAAATGAAGCTACGCAAAAGGCTATACGCCTTTTTGGGGTTCGATTTTTTTTAGTACATGCCAATGGCGATGTAGTGACTTCCTGGGGGTTCAGAGATTCTAAAAAAATTTCTAAAAAAATTCAAGAGGCAAAATCCAATCAATTTAAATATTCTTTTCAGAATCTGGGAGATTTGCAGCTATTCATGGAACAAAGTAAAGATATGAATTACCGAGAACGAAGACTGTACACAATGTTTGCCAAAAGCTTGGAAAATGCTTTGTTCAATGCTATGAACATTAAAAAGCGTGAAGAAGCTGAAAAAGCATTAATTGAGTCTGAATCTAGGTATAGATCTATTTTTGAACACACTGGAACAGCTACCATGATCATAGAAGAGGATAAAACAATTTCCTTGGCAAACAGTGGATTTGAAAACTTATCAGGCTATTCCAAAGAGGAAATAGAGAATAAGATGAAATGGACTGAGTTTGTGGAAGGCACTGACTTAGAGAAGATGGAGAGATATCATTCTCTACGTCGCAAAGATACAGAACAAGCTCCATTAAATTATGAATTTTGTCTAATAGATAGAAATAAAAATAAAAAAAATGTTTTTGTAACTGTTACTAGGATAATTGGCACTAATAAATCATTGGCCTCTATTATTGATATTACTGCAAGGAAAGATGCTGAAAATAAACTCAAAAAATCTTTAAACGAAAAAGAAATGCTCTTGAAAGAGATTCATCATCGAGTTAAGAACAATCTGATGGTTATTTCTAGTTTATTAAATCTACAATCCAGACATATTAAAGATAAAGCTGCCTTGGATGTTTTTCGTGAGAGTCAGAACCGTGCCGATTCCATGGCCCTAATTCATGAAAGACTTTACGGTTCTACCGATCTTAAACGGATAGATTTTGGGGATTACATCTCCACTTTGTCAACGCAACTTTTTCATACTTATGTAACTGATCCTCGTCGTATCAAATTAAAACTCAATGTCGAAAATCTAATGGTGGACATAAACACCACAGTGCCCCTAGGATTAATTTTAAATGAACTTGTAACTAATTCCATTAAATATGCATTCCCCGAAGGCAAGTCTGGAGAAATAAAAATAGAATTTAATAAAAAGGATGATGAATTCATACTAATTGTGAGTGATAATGGTGTTGGATTCCCGAAGAACATCGATTTCCGAGAAACAGATTCATTAGGTTTGCAGTTAGTGAACAATTTAACAAGTCAAATTAATGGCAAAGTAGAGCTGAATGTAAAAAATGGAACTGAATTCACTATCAAATTCAGGGAATATTCAGGGAATTAG
- a CDS encoding 3-isopropylmalate dehydratase small subunit, whose amino-acid sequence MENMIKGKVWKFADDVDTDAILPGRYLVLTGEKELAACVMEGCDPNFSEKVKKGDIIVAGKNFGCGSSREHAPIAIKGAGISAVVAESFARIFYRNSVNIGLLLIEAKGISENIDEGDEIEINMDQGVLKDLNNFKEFKIKPLPDFMKGIMEEGGLISYLKNHLTEIKDE is encoded by the coding sequence ATGGAAAACATGATCAAAGGAAAAGTTTGGAAGTTCGCTGATGACGTTGACACTGATGCAATCCTCCCTGGAAGATATTTGGTGTTAACCGGAGAAAAAGAACTTGCAGCATGTGTTATGGAAGGATGTGACCCAAATTTCTCTGAAAAAGTGAAAAAAGGGGACATAATTGTTGCGGGAAAAAACTTTGGATGCGGATCGTCTCGGGAACACGCACCCATAGCCATCAAAGGCGCAGGAATATCTGCTGTTGTAGCAGAATCATTTGCACGAATATTCTACAGAAACTCAGTGAATATAGGTTTACTTCTTATTGAGGCTAAAGGAATTTCTGAAAATATTGATGAAGGAGATGAAATTGAAATAAATATGGATCAAGGGGTTTTGAAAGATTTAAATAATTTTAAAGAATTTAAAATTAAACCGCTCCCTGATTTCATGAAGGGCATTATGGAGGAGGGTGGTCTTATTAGTTACTTGAAAAACCACCTAACCGAGATAAAGGATGAATAA
- a CDS encoding NAD-dependent isocitrate dehydrogenase: MYKISVIPGDGIGKEVMEATLHVLEALDVDFDYTFADAGDEHMAKTGVALPQETVDIVKASQACLFGAAGETAADVIVKMRQELDLYVNLRPVKSYPGTKCLFDNLDFVIVRENTEGLYIGLEEETLEGATATRVITRQASERICKFAFEYAKKTGRGKVTAVHKANVLKKTDGVFKDSFYKVSKEYPEIELDDRYVDATAMFFITRPEMFDVIVTTNLFGDILSDEGAGLVGGLGLIPSANIGENQGLFEPVHGSAPRHAGKGTANPSAMILSAVLMLNYLEESVAAQKLEDALVKVLKEGQVVTPDLGGNATTMEMATEVRAKLEL, encoded by the coding sequence ATGTACAAAATATCTGTTATTCCTGGAGATGGGATTGGAAAAGAGGTTATGGAGGCCACACTCCATGTTTTGGAGGCGTTAGATGTTGACTTTGATTACACATTTGCTGACGCGGGTGACGAGCACATGGCGAAAACTGGGGTGGCTTTACCCCAAGAAACAGTAGACATAGTAAAAGCATCGCAAGCATGTCTTTTTGGTGCTGCAGGAGAAACTGCTGCTGACGTGATTGTCAAAATGAGGCAAGAACTTGATTTGTATGTTAATCTCCGACCGGTGAAATCATACCCAGGTACCAAGTGTCTTTTTGATAATTTGGACTTTGTGATAGTCAGGGAAAACACAGAAGGATTATACATTGGTTTAGAAGAGGAAACTCTTGAAGGAGCAACTGCTACTCGGGTGATAACTAGACAAGCTTCAGAAAGAATATGTAAATTTGCTTTTGAGTATGCTAAAAAAACAGGTAGAGGTAAAGTAACTGCTGTTCACAAGGCTAATGTTCTTAAAAAAACTGATGGTGTTTTCAAGGATTCATTCTACAAAGTATCCAAAGAATATCCTGAAATAGAGTTGGATGATCGTTATGTGGATGCTACTGCAATGTTTTTCATTACCCGGCCTGAAATGTTTGATGTTATTGTAACCACCAATCTTTTCGGAGATATTTTATCTGATGAAGGCGCAGGGTTGGTGGGAGGGTTGGGATTAATTCCATCAGCAAATATTGGTGAAAATCAAGGTTTATTTGAACCAGTCCACGGTTCAGCACCAAGACATGCGGGAAAGGGAACAGCAAATCCTTCTGCAATGATATTATCTGCTGTTTTGATGTTGAATTATTTGGAAGAATCTGTTGCTGCTCAAAAACTTGAAGATGCACTTGTGAAAGTTTTAAAAGAAGGTCAAGTGGTCACACCGGATTTGGGGGGTAACGCAACTACAATGGAGATGGCTACCGAAGTTAGAGCTAAACTAGAATTATAA
- a CDS encoding 3-isopropylmalate dehydratase large subunit: MSMTMAEKILARAAGLKETEAGNIVMAKIDVAMTHDLTGPLSVESFQKIGVDQVWDPEKIVVLFDHQVPADSLEAAKNHIFMRDFVKNQKITNFYDVREGVCHQVLPEKGHVVPGEVVVGSDSHTCTHGALGAFATGIGSTDMAMVFATGKLWFKVPETIKFEIEGKLGKHVYSKDVVLNIIGQIGADGANYQACEFGGETTSNMSVSDRMALCNMAIEMGGKTGLVEVDEKTISYLKGRVNKPYDSFTTDEDAKSLTTMNVDINDLEPQIACPHNVDNVKPVGEVEGTPINQIFLGSCTNGRFDDLKVAAKILKGKQISDNVRMLVIPASREIYSQALEKGLMNIFVDAGALVCNPCCGPCLGGHVGFLGPGEVSLSTSNRNFKGRQGSSEAEVYLSSAAVAAASAIKGVITDPR; the protein is encoded by the coding sequence ATGTCAATGACTATGGCGGAAAAAATACTCGCACGAGCAGCAGGATTAAAAGAAACAGAAGCTGGAAATATTGTAATGGCTAAAATTGATGTTGCAATGACTCATGATTTAACTGGACCATTATCTGTTGAATCTTTCCAAAAAATTGGGGTGGACCAAGTATGGGATCCAGAAAAAATCGTGGTTCTTTTTGATCATCAAGTGCCAGCGGACTCTCTAGAAGCAGCCAAAAACCATATATTCATGCGGGATTTTGTGAAAAATCAGAAAATAACCAACTTTTACGATGTTCGAGAGGGAGTGTGCCACCAAGTCCTTCCTGAAAAGGGACATGTAGTTCCTGGAGAAGTAGTCGTAGGTTCGGACTCTCATACTTGCACTCATGGGGCATTAGGAGCATTTGCCACAGGAATCGGATCAACAGACATGGCAATGGTATTTGCCACAGGAAAACTCTGGTTTAAAGTCCCTGAAACTATAAAATTTGAAATTGAAGGAAAACTCGGCAAACACGTATACTCAAAAGATGTGGTATTGAATATCATCGGACAAATAGGGGCAGACGGTGCAAATTATCAGGCATGCGAATTTGGAGGTGAAACCACTAGTAACATGTCCGTTTCAGATCGGATGGCTCTGTGCAACATGGCTATAGAGATGGGAGGAAAAACAGGCCTTGTAGAAGTTGATGAAAAGACTATTAGCTACCTCAAAGGACGTGTTAACAAGCCTTATGATTCATTTACAACTGATGAAGATGCCAAGTCACTTACCACAATGAACGTAGATATAAACGATCTGGAACCTCAAATTGCTTGTCCACACAATGTAGACAATGTCAAACCGGTGGGTGAAGTGGAAGGAACCCCAATTAATCAAATATTTCTAGGGTCCTGTACTAATGGTCGCTTTGATGATCTCAAAGTGGCAGCAAAAATCCTTAAAGGAAAACAAATCTCTGATAATGTACGCATGCTAGTCATACCTGCCTCCAGAGAAATATACAGCCAAGCACTTGAAAAAGGCCTTATGAACATATTTGTGGATGCTGGAGCTCTGGTATGTAATCCATGTTGTGGGCCTTGCTTAGGAGGTCATGTAGGATTCCTTGGTCCAGGTGAAGTTAGCCTATCAACATCTAACCGAAATTTCAAAGGAAGGCAAGGAAGTTCCGAAGCCGAAGTTTATCTTAGTTCTGCCGCTGTAGCAGCTGCATCCGCCATAAAGGGAGTTATAACTGATCCCAGATAA
- a CDS encoding DUF1743 domain-containing protein produces the protein MEILTPLDLKDKFQDPWVAPYHKVLTMVDGDLVEIVEFHPCISGSQWMIYQYQRSSDIVLKAKRDGNKHTFLVKTGKSNLSLKPSLHAAGIEEVSVENDEVKVVHAGLAGAGVGAAMCRGMAEGVKRVELQDIGGGSKIGRATVVTPRLQKVVIGIDDTDTKDEGATWTLAHNVGAELAKRGYQYLDHITVQLYPHNPNKTQNCVAIALVFAIKPDEKEKLVKEVVNLLKKDTLSDKTAIAVIQGIKIPEKLRSYAEAAKKSMITVEEAEKVAESVGVKLVEVTGSQGKIGALAALGVYNDIDEAVKVYY, from the coding sequence ATGGAAATACTCACCCCTCTAGATTTAAAAGACAAATTCCAGGACCCCTGGGTTGCACCGTACCATAAAGTCCTTACCATGGTAGATGGTGATTTGGTTGAAATTGTAGAATTCCATCCATGTATCAGTGGTTCTCAGTGGATGATTTACCAGTACCAGCGTAGCAGTGACATAGTTTTAAAGGCTAAAAGAGATGGAAACAAGCATACATTTCTGGTAAAAACAGGAAAATCTAATTTAAGCCTCAAACCCAGCTTACACGCAGCAGGAATTGAAGAGGTGTCAGTGGAAAATGATGAAGTTAAAGTAGTTCATGCTGGCCTTGCTGGTGCGGGAGTGGGAGCTGCCATGTGTAGAGGGATGGCAGAAGGAGTTAAAAGAGTAGAACTTCAGGATATAGGGGGAGGATCCAAGATTGGTAGGGCCACTGTTGTAACACCACGCCTTCAAAAAGTAGTAATTGGCATAGATGATACAGATACCAAAGATGAAGGGGCAACATGGACTCTTGCTCACAATGTAGGGGCTGAACTCGCTAAACGTGGTTATCAATATTTAGATCACATCACTGTGCAGCTTTACCCACATAATCCCAATAAAACTCAGAATTGTGTGGCAATAGCTTTAGTATTCGCAATAAAACCTGATGAAAAAGAAAAATTAGTTAAAGAAGTTGTAAATCTGTTAAAAAAAGATACTTTGTCTGATAAAACTGCAATTGCAGTCATTCAAGGAATAAAAATCCCTGAAAAACTTCGTTCTTATGCTGAAGCAGCTAAAAAGTCTATGATCACAGTTGAAGAAGCTGAAAAGGTTGCTGAATCTGTAGGTGTTAAACTGGTAG
- a CDS encoding cysteine desulfurase, giving the protein MKTTDVRRDMPLLDKVIYLDAASTTPTPKPVIESMNNYFYNYNANTGRGAYRMAIRATQELELARKKIAKFVNSDPQEIIFTKNATESINIVVRGIKWNKGDKIIVSNMEHHSNLVPWLNLQDQGVEIKIIKADENGVIDPGEVEKTLDDHTRLVTITHINNSIGSVQPVNEISKILEDQNVFYLVDAAQSAGHINIDLKKLKADFVAFPGHKGLLGPVGTGFLYYARDSYAELNPLNLGGSTVENVTQKNFELTESPACFEAGTQNIAGYIGLGSATNYVGRIGMSKIERHSKKMTKIMYQEIQDIENAHVYGSPENIYGIVSFNIDNINPHDLAKILDEIKSICVRSGFHCAMPSLRHMGAYQLGGTVRASIHYYNTREEIEILCETLQDVSKLIET; this is encoded by the coding sequence ATGAAAACAACTGATGTTAGAAGGGACATGCCTCTTCTGGATAAGGTTATTTATCTAGATGCTGCTAGTACCACTCCCACGCCAAAACCTGTAATAGAATCAATGAACAATTATTTTTACAATTATAATGCAAACACCGGAAGGGGAGCCTATAGAATGGCTATTAGGGCAACCCAGGAATTGGAACTGGCAAGGAAAAAAATTGCTAAATTCGTGAATTCCGATCCGCAGGAGATAATTTTCACTAAAAACGCCACAGAATCTATTAACATAGTAGTTCGAGGGATAAAGTGGAATAAAGGGGATAAAATTATAGTATCTAATATGGAACACCATTCTAACCTAGTTCCATGGCTTAATCTCCAAGATCAGGGTGTAGAAATTAAAATAATTAAGGCTGATGAAAATGGGGTTATTGATCCTGGCGAAGTTGAAAAAACATTGGATGATCACACTCGGCTGGTGACCATCACTCATATTAATAATTCCATTGGCTCAGTACAACCTGTTAATGAAATCTCGAAAATATTAGAAGATCAGAATGTATTTTATTTAGTAGACGCTGCTCAATCTGCAGGCCATATAAATATAGATTTAAAGAAATTAAAAGCTGATTTTGTTGCATTTCCGGGTCATAAAGGATTATTAGGCCCAGTAGGAACTGGTTTTTTGTATTATGCTAGGGATTCCTATGCAGAATTGAATCCCCTTAACCTTGGGGGAAGCACAGTTGAAAACGTTACACAGAAAAATTTTGAACTTACAGAATCACCAGCATGTTTTGAAGCCGGGACTCAAAACATAGCTGGTTATATTGGTCTTGGTTCGGCAACAAACTATGTGGGTAGGATTGGAATGTCCAAAATCGAAAGACATAGTAAAAAAATGACTAAAATAATGTATCAGGAGATACAAGATATTGAGAATGCTCATGTTTATGGAAGTCCAGAAAATATTTATGGTATTGTATCCTTCAATATAGATAATATAAACCCTCACGATTTGGCTAAAATACTGGATGAAATTAAATCTATCTGTGTTAGAAGTGGTTTTCACTGTGCCATGCCATCTTTAAGGCACATGGGGGCTTATCAATTGGGTGGAACAGTTAGGGCATCCATACATTATTATAATACCAGAGAAGAAATAGAAATATTGTGCGAAACCCTTCAAGATGTGTCCAAACTAATTGAAACATAA
- a CDS encoding replication protein A: MREISQEIKDEYEKIKDKISFEEFLDKMEEYKKENADVSFIDDISIAHMVVGDYITEKIETLEETKEFWKIKDLETGKQHLNLIGRVMNLSNVKKFTSKKGREGKLANLILADDTGQIRVVFWTENIKLLDKFEEGDIIKINDVEVKQGFREDEAHMNIRSSLEKQDPQDFSDFPAYDDKITPLKDIKGDMEVNVVARIIRIPRIRSFDRNGRDGKVASLELQDESGTMQFTLWNKDTALIDDLDLKEGNAIKIMGAQSRVRNGEVSLSHSWIGRIEKGDFDVPEYQENILKLGDAHEMRNVTLLGLVSKVYDTITFERDDGSTGNVKSLELEDDTGAIRVTLWNEDTETEIKKGDIMKIIGGNIEFDDYSGTNYRVNTNWNSKIIINPTLDNKLKDILSEVGKYIKPIKISDLNNIEDEGEEVDIVGRVVNLYEPNEFQRDDGTVGMVRTAEIADETGMVRVSMWDNKAEYPLKEGDTIKIENARTRLGDYQVDLSVGRTSRIMKPSKEESEKLPSLKDVESMIYQEKKIKDLVEGDRDVIIIGRVLSLAEPTQFTKSDGSAGIVRSMEIADDSGMVRVSLWDDQANSPLKEGEAVKIENPRVNLRNDRIEISVGRTTLITKAKEDDPIPTLEEIQEKLYPTKKIDQIDRNDQNIKVNGEVVDIRGNKILFEMCPNCNKRVNWVEDAYMCDICGEKIEKPNMLMIIGLVLEDDTGTISMTFFRKSAEEILGMTTLEAEEIIATTGDEGSLEEKVGDLVGRQITAIADANFDEYNEEVRLNAKKLINIQL; encoded by the coding sequence ATGAGGGAAATAAGTCAAGAAATAAAGGACGAATATGAGAAAATAAAGGATAAAATCTCATTTGAAGAATTTTTGGATAAAATGGAAGAATATAAAAAAGAAAACGCAGATGTAAGCTTTATCGATGATATTAGCATCGCCCACATGGTGGTCGGAGATTATATTACAGAAAAAATTGAAACTCTTGAAGAAACCAAGGAATTTTGGAAAATTAAAGATTTAGAAACAGGAAAACAACATTTGAATCTGATAGGAAGAGTAATGAACCTATCTAATGTAAAAAAATTTACCAGTAAAAAAGGAAGAGAAGGTAAATTAGCAAACCTAATCCTTGCCGATGATACTGGCCAAATACGGGTTGTTTTTTGGACGGAAAACATTAAACTCCTAGATAAATTTGAGGAAGGAGACATAATAAAAATCAATGATGTTGAAGTCAAACAAGGCTTCAGAGAAGACGAGGCCCATATGAATATACGTTCATCATTGGAAAAACAAGACCCACAAGATTTTTCTGATTTTCCAGCCTATGATGATAAAATAACACCCTTAAAAGATATTAAAGGCGATATGGAAGTTAATGTAGTTGCTCGCATTATCAGAATCCCCCGGATACGATCATTTGATCGGAATGGAAGAGATGGGAAAGTGGCATCTCTGGAACTGCAAGATGAAAGTGGCACCATGCAATTTACCTTGTGGAACAAAGACACTGCTCTAATAGATGATCTTGATCTCAAAGAAGGAAACGCCATCAAAATAATGGGTGCGCAAAGCAGAGTTCGTAACGGTGAAGTATCTTTAAGTCACTCTTGGATAGGGCGAATAGAAAAAGGAGACTTTGATGTCCCAGAATATCAAGAAAACATTCTTAAGCTTGGAGATGCTCATGAAATGAGAAATGTTACACTGCTGGGACTGGTAAGTAAAGTTTATGATACCATAACTTTTGAAAGAGATGATGGAAGCACTGGGAATGTAAAATCTCTAGAATTAGAAGATGATACTGGAGCAATACGAGTAACCCTTTGGAATGAAGACACCGAAACAGAAATTAAAAAAGGGGACATTATGAAAATAATCGGTGGTAACATTGAATTCGACGATTATTCAGGCACTAATTATAGAGTAAACACCAATTGGAATAGTAAAATCATCATTAACCCTACTTTAGACAATAAGCTTAAAGACATCTTGAGTGAAGTGGGAAAATACATAAAACCAATTAAAATCAGTGATTTGAACAATATTGAAGATGAAGGAGAAGAAGTCGATATTGTTGGGCGGGTTGTTAATCTTTATGAACCCAACGAATTCCAAAGAGATGATGGTACTGTTGGAATGGTAAGAACTGCCGAAATAGCAGATGAAACTGGGATGGTACGTGTTTCAATGTGGGATAACAAAGCAGAATACCCGTTGAAAGAAGGTGACACCATTAAAATTGAAAATGCTCGCACACGTCTAGGAGATTATCAAGTAGATCTTAGCGTAGGCAGAACTTCAAGAATTATGAAGCCTTCAAAAGAGGAAAGTGAAAAGTTACCTTCGCTAAAAGATGTTGAATCAATGATCTATCAGGAAAAAAAGATTAAAGACTTAGTTGAAGGAGATCGAGATGTTATTATTATTGGCCGTGTCTTGAGTTTGGCTGAACCTACACAATTCACCAAAAGTGATGGTAGTGCAGGTATTGTACGATCAATGGAAATAGCTGATGATTCCGGAATGGTAAGAGTTTCTCTCTGGGATGATCAAGCAAATAGTCCTTTAAAAGAAGGAGAAGCTGTTAAAATAGAAAATCCTCGTGTTAATTTAAGAAATGATAGAATTGAAATAAGTGTGGGTAGAACTACACTTATAACCAAAGCAAAAGAAGATGACCCCATTCCCACCTTGGAAGAGATTCAAGAAAAATTATACCCTACAAAGAAAATTGACCAAATCGATAGAAATGATCAGAATATAAAGGTGAATGGTGAGGTTGTTGATATTCGTGGAAATAAAATTCTCTTTGAAATGTGCCCTAATTGTAATAAAAGAGTTAATTGGGTAGAAGATGCGTACATGTGTGACATTTGTGGGGAAAAAATTGAAAAACCTAATATGTTGATGATCATCGGGCTCGTGTTGGAAGATGATACTGGAACAATTAGTATGACTTTCTTCCGTAAATCAGCAGAGGAAATATTGGGAATGACCACACTAGAAGCTGAAGAAATCATAGCCACGACAGGCGATGAAGGATCTCTAGAAGAAAAAGTGGGTGATCTAGTAGGTAGACAAATCACAGCGATTGCTGACGCTAATTTTGATGAGTATAATGAGGAAGTACGTTTAAACGCTAAAAAACTGATAAACATCCAACTTTAA